The Mauremys mutica isolate MM-2020 ecotype Southern chromosome 1, ASM2049712v1, whole genome shotgun sequence genome has a segment encoding these proteins:
- the LOC123363473 gene encoding P2Y purinoceptor 8-like → MGKLPNSTIEMLKNQMLQTTLPALYLFIFTISIPLNSISLWFLCRHSRPWTPTIVFSINLTITDLLYSMLLPFQVVYHLRGNDWPFGQVLCRTVTVLFYANMHCSILTMTSISIERYLGIVHPLKHRAMRPIRTALLTCIIIWIFILLLHFPLMKTELTFRVEELQITTCFDILPKAMFPSRNHFIAYFGSQVLLCFLLPLLIMAFCYTLVIRTLLISPPTQLREIKKQTIYLIIVLLTVFVVCYVPNIVISIIHFVYTTQNKTAYVEYKLSLALNSLNCCFDPLVYFFGSKEFRRKIQKKLCKCIPDIFNEPPTMLSEQDVPITSREHAPNN, encoded by the coding sequence ATGGGAAAACTGCCAAACAGCACCATAGAGATGCTTAAGAACCAAATGCTGCAGACCACTTTGCCTGCCCTCTACTTGTTCATCTTCACCATCAGCATTCCCCTCAACTCTATCTCTTTGTGGTTCCTTTGCCGCCACTCAAGGCCTTGGACGCCCACCATCGTGTTTTCCATTAACCTGACAATCACGGACTTACTGTACAGCATGCTCCTCCCTTTTCAGGTTGTCTACCACTTACGGGGAAATGACTGGCCCTTTGGACAGGTTCTGTGCCGCACTGTAACTGTGCTATTCTATGCAAACATGCACTGTTCCATTTTAACCATGACGAGCATCAGCATCGAGCGCTACCTGGGAATTGTTCACCCGCTGAAGCACAGGGCTATGAGACCCATTAGAACAGCTCTCCTGACATGCATCATCATTTGGATATTTATTTTACTGCTGCACTTCCCACTCATGAAGACAGAGCTAACCTTCCGGGTAGAGGAGCTGCAGATAACCACTTGTTTTGATATACTGCCCAAAGCTATGTTTCCTTCAAGAAATCATTTCATCGCTTATTTTGGCTCTCAAGTTCTTCTGTGCTTTCTCCTACCTTTGCTAATAATGGCATTCTGCTACACCTTAGTCATTCGAACTCTtcttatttcccctcccacacaacTAAGGGAAATTAAGAAGCAGACAATTTACTTGATAATAGTGTTGCTTACAGTCTTTGTAGTGTGTTACGTGCCCAATATTGTGATATCAATCATCCATTTTGTCTATACTACCCAAAATAAGACTGCTTATGTGGAATATAAGCTGTCTCTGGCTTTGAATAGCCTTAATTGTTGCTTCGATCCACTTGTTTACTTTTTTGGTTCCAAAGAGTTTCGACGAAAGATACAGAAGAAGCTCTGCAAATGCATACCTGATATATTCAATGAACCTCCCACCATGCTTTCAGAGCAAGATGTGCCAATAACATCCAGAGAACATGcaccaaataattaa